From a single Desulfobulbaceae bacterium genomic region:
- a CDS encoding HAMP domain-containing histidine kinase — protein sequence MKPQIKQFTLIYIIIVILIGNLNAIVDAFLHPSISYFDEEHLIVGGITALAVSILFSFIIIYLNQVKRALTKQQELEIRLTKSEQQQNIAHSSSLAAIGKLSSSIVHEMRNPLTSIKMNVQALSRKVGDDPTFSEIASIACQQTERLQTMLSDLLTFGASIELNYDEIQFKSLVKHLSNELQPVAQEKDITLQFEDKLEGKELFIDSKLISLALHNLVLNAIQWAAKNSIVIIEGRIDMEREGFFSITVSDCGPGINKEQLNRLFTPFFSTRPGGKGLGLAYVHKMVEYHRGFVLAQSNPEEHRTTFKMTLPLKGIKT from the coding sequence ATGAAACCACAAATAAAACAGTTTACCCTTATATATATAATAATTGTTATATTGATAGGCAATCTTAACGCTATTGTCGATGCGTTTCTGCACCCATCAATTTCATATTTTGATGAAGAACATCTCATTGTTGGAGGAATAACAGCTCTAGCAGTATCGATACTATTCAGCTTCATCATAATTTACTTGAACCAGGTAAAAAGAGCTTTAACAAAACAACAGGAGCTTGAAATCCGTTTAACCAAGAGTGAACAACAACAAAACATTGCTCACTCATCTTCATTGGCTGCAATCGGAAAACTAAGTTCTAGTATTGTTCATGAAATGCGCAACCCCCTCACATCTATTAAAATGAATGTTCAAGCGCTTTCACGAAAAGTTGGGGATGACCCAACTTTTTCTGAGATTGCTTCAATTGCCTGCCAGCAGACAGAACGTCTTCAAACAATGCTTTCAGATCTTTTGACTTTTGGAGCCTCTATAGAACTCAACTATGATGAAATACAGTTCAAGTCACTAGTGAAACATCTCAGTAACGAATTACAACCTGTTGCCCAAGAAAAGGATATCACACTTCAGTTTGAGGATAAGCTAGAAGGTAAGGAGCTATTCATTGACAGCAAACTTATAAGCCTGGCATTACATAACCTTGTCCTGAACGCCATTCAATGGGCGGCAAAAAATAGTATTGTGATAATTGAAGGTCGTATTGATATGGAGAGGGAGGGTTTTTTTTCTATCACGGTATCAGACTGTGGCCCTGGTATAAATAAAGAACAATTAAATAGGCTGTTTACCCCTTTTTTTTCCACACGCCCAGGGGGAAAAGGACTTGGCTTAGCATATGTACATAAAATGGTAGAGTACCACAGGGGCTTCGTATTAGCACAAAGTAACCCTGAAGAACACCGAACAACCTTCAAAATGACTCTGCCACTCAAAGGGATAAAAACTTGA